A window of Diospyros lotus cultivar Yz01 chromosome 14, ASM1463336v1, whole genome shotgun sequence contains these coding sequences:
- the LOC127789743 gene encoding vacuolar cation/proton exchanger 2-like isoform X5 gives MMGGEEEKIDLDSDEEIPFTSSQATSKTRATPLRSIYIVLIKAKINVLLPFGPLAILLHYLTGKHGWVFFFSLLGITPLAERLGYATEQLAFYIGPTVGGLLNATFGNATEMIISIYALKNGMIRVVQQSLLGSILSNMLLVLGCAFFTGGIFHHQKVQSFNKAAAVVNSGLLLMAVMGILFPAVLHFTHSEVHFGKSELSLSRFSSCIMLVAYASYLFFQLRSQPKYDSIDGGPVNEERNVIEEDSDEIEVPDITQWEAIGWLAILTLWVSVLSGYLVDALQGASDSWNMPVAFISVILLPIVGNAAEHASAIMFAMKDKLDITLGVAIGSSTQISMFVIPFCVVVGWIMGQPMDLNFQLFETATLFITVLVVAFMLQEGTSNYFKGLMLILCYLIVAASFFVHVDPKSDSN, from the exons ATG ATGGGAGGtgaagaggagaagatagacCTTGATTCTGATGAAGAGATCCCATTTACCTCATCACAAGCTACAAGTAAG ACGCGGGCAACACCTCTCAGGAGTATTTACATCGTGTTGATAAAAGCAAAGATTAATGTGTTGCTTCCATTTGGTCCTCTGGCTATATTGCTGCACTATCTTACTGGAAAACAT GGTTgggtcttcttcttcagtttaTTGGGCATTACACCTTTAGCAGAGCGTCTGGGTTATGCAACTGA GCAGCTAGCCTTCTATATAGGGCCAACAg TTGGGGGCCTTTTAAATGCTACATTTGGCAACGCAACAGAAATGATAATTTCAATATATGCATTAAAGAATGGGATGATCCGGGTAGTTCAGCAATCATTACTGGGCTCCATCTTATCAAATATGCTATTAGTGCTTGGGTGTGCCTTCTTCACTGGCGGGATTTTTCATCACCAGAAAGTTCAGTCTTTCAATAAG GCAGCCGCTGTGGTGAACTCAGGATTGTTATTGATGGCTGTTATGGGCATATTATTTCCAGCAGTACTTCACTTCACACACTCAGAGGTGCATTTTGGGAAGTCGGAATTATCACTTTCTAGATTTAGCAGCTGTATAATGCTGGTGGCATATGCAAGCTACCTTTTCTTTCAGCTTAGAAGTCAACCCAAATATGACTCTATTGATGGAGGCCCTGTCAACGAG GAAAGGAATGTTATTGAAGAAGACTCTGATGAAATAGAGGTTCCGGATATTACTCAATGGGAAGCTATTGGGTGGCTTGCTATTTTGACTTTGTGGGTGTCTGTACTATCTGGATACCTTGTTGATGCTTTACAG GGAGCATCTGACTCATGGAACATGCCTGTGGCTTTTATTAGTGTCATCCTGCTTCCAATTGTGGGAAATGCTGCGGAACATGCAAGTGCTATTATGTTTGCCATGAAGGATAAGCTT GACATTACCCTGGGTGTTGCTATTGGATCATCTACACAGATATCTATGTTTGTG ATTCCCTTCTGTGTAGTTGTTGGTTGGATCATGGGGCAGCCAATGGACTTAAACTTTCAACTCTTTGAGACAGCTACACTCTTTATCACAGTGTTGGTTGTGGCATTTATGCTGCAG GAAGGAACGTCAAACTATTTCAAAGGCTTGATGCTTATTTTATGTTATCTCATCGTGGCAGCCAGTTTCTTTGTACATGTCGATCCAAAAAGTG ATTCTAACTAA
- the LOC127789743 gene encoding vacuolar cation/proton exchanger 2-like isoform X4: MVRSMCAIFGMGGEEEKIDLDSDEEIPFTSSQATSKTRATPLRSIYIVLIKAKINVLLPFGPLAILLHYLTGKHGWVFFFSLLGITPLAERLGYATEQLAFYIGPTVGGLLNATFGNATEMIISIYALKNGMIRVVQQSLLGSILSNMLLVLGCAFFTGGIFHHQKVQSFNKAAAVVNSGLLLMAVMGILFPAVLHFTHSEVHFGKSELSLSRFSSCIMLVAYASYLFFQLRSQPKYDSIDGGPVNEERNVIEEDSDEIEVPDITQWEAIGWLAILTLWVSVLSGYLVDALQGASDSWNMPVAFISVILLPIVGNAAEHASAIMFAMKDKLDITLGVAIGSSTQISMFVIPFCVVVGWIMGQPMDLNFQLFETATLFITVLVVAFMLQEGTSNYFKGLMLILCYLIVAASFFVHVDPKSDSN; this comes from the exons ATGGTGAGAAGCATGTGTGCTATATTTGGG ATGGGAGGtgaagaggagaagatagacCTTGATTCTGATGAAGAGATCCCATTTACCTCATCACAAGCTACAAGTAAG ACGCGGGCAACACCTCTCAGGAGTATTTACATCGTGTTGATAAAAGCAAAGATTAATGTGTTGCTTCCATTTGGTCCTCTGGCTATATTGCTGCACTATCTTACTGGAAAACAT GGTTgggtcttcttcttcagtttaTTGGGCATTACACCTTTAGCAGAGCGTCTGGGTTATGCAACTGA GCAGCTAGCCTTCTATATAGGGCCAACAg TTGGGGGCCTTTTAAATGCTACATTTGGCAACGCAACAGAAATGATAATTTCAATATATGCATTAAAGAATGGGATGATCCGGGTAGTTCAGCAATCATTACTGGGCTCCATCTTATCAAATATGCTATTAGTGCTTGGGTGTGCCTTCTTCACTGGCGGGATTTTTCATCACCAGAAAGTTCAGTCTTTCAATAAG GCAGCCGCTGTGGTGAACTCAGGATTGTTATTGATGGCTGTTATGGGCATATTATTTCCAGCAGTACTTCACTTCACACACTCAGAGGTGCATTTTGGGAAGTCGGAATTATCACTTTCTAGATTTAGCAGCTGTATAATGCTGGTGGCATATGCAAGCTACCTTTTCTTTCAGCTTAGAAGTCAACCCAAATATGACTCTATTGATGGAGGCCCTGTCAACGAG GAAAGGAATGTTATTGAAGAAGACTCTGATGAAATAGAGGTTCCGGATATTACTCAATGGGAAGCTATTGGGTGGCTTGCTATTTTGACTTTGTGGGTGTCTGTACTATCTGGATACCTTGTTGATGCTTTACAG GGAGCATCTGACTCATGGAACATGCCTGTGGCTTTTATTAGTGTCATCCTGCTTCCAATTGTGGGAAATGCTGCGGAACATGCAAGTGCTATTATGTTTGCCATGAAGGATAAGCTT GACATTACCCTGGGTGTTGCTATTGGATCATCTACACAGATATCTATGTTTGTG ATTCCCTTCTGTGTAGTTGTTGGTTGGATCATGGGGCAGCCAATGGACTTAAACTTTCAACTCTTTGAGACAGCTACACTCTTTATCACAGTGTTGGTTGTGGCATTTATGCTGCAG GAAGGAACGTCAAACTATTTCAAAGGCTTGATGCTTATTTTATGTTATCTCATCGTGGCAGCCAGTTTCTTTGTACATGTCGATCCAAAAAGTG ATTCTAACTAA
- the LOC127789743 gene encoding vacuolar cation/proton exchanger 2-like isoform X1, whose product MVRSMCAIFGMGGEEEKIDLDSDEEIPFTSSQATSKVHGFDFEAPHVGSHAKVSNSWLFKQTRATPLRSIYIVLIKAKINVLLPFGPLAILLHYLTGKHGWVFFFSLLGITPLAERLGYATEQLAFYIGPTVGGLLNATFGNATEMIISIYALKNGMIRVVQQSLLGSILSNMLLVLGCAFFTGGIFHHQKVQSFNKAAAVVNSGLLLMAVMGILFPAVLHFTHSEVHFGKSELSLSRFSSCIMLVAYASYLFFQLRSQPKYDSIDGGPVNEERNVIEEDSDEIEVPDITQWEAIGWLAILTLWVSVLSGYLVDALQGASDSWNMPVAFISVILLPIVGNAAEHASAIMFAMKDKLDITLGVAIGSSTQISMFVIPFCVVVGWIMGQPMDLNFQLFETATLFITVLVVAFMLQEGTSNYFKGLMLILCYLIVAASFFVHVDPKSDSN is encoded by the exons ATGGTGAGAAGCATGTGTGCTATATTTGGG ATGGGAGGtgaagaggagaagatagacCTTGATTCTGATGAAGAGATCCCATTTACCTCATCACAAGCTACAAGTAAGGTAcatggttttgattttgaggCGCCTCATGTAGGCTCCCATGCGAAGGTTTCCAATTCATGGCTTTTTAAGCAGACGCGGGCAACACCTCTCAGGAGTATTTACATCGTGTTGATAAAAGCAAAGATTAATGTGTTGCTTCCATTTGGTCCTCTGGCTATATTGCTGCACTATCTTACTGGAAAACAT GGTTgggtcttcttcttcagtttaTTGGGCATTACACCTTTAGCAGAGCGTCTGGGTTATGCAACTGA GCAGCTAGCCTTCTATATAGGGCCAACAg TTGGGGGCCTTTTAAATGCTACATTTGGCAACGCAACAGAAATGATAATTTCAATATATGCATTAAAGAATGGGATGATCCGGGTAGTTCAGCAATCATTACTGGGCTCCATCTTATCAAATATGCTATTAGTGCTTGGGTGTGCCTTCTTCACTGGCGGGATTTTTCATCACCAGAAAGTTCAGTCTTTCAATAAG GCAGCCGCTGTGGTGAACTCAGGATTGTTATTGATGGCTGTTATGGGCATATTATTTCCAGCAGTACTTCACTTCACACACTCAGAGGTGCATTTTGGGAAGTCGGAATTATCACTTTCTAGATTTAGCAGCTGTATAATGCTGGTGGCATATGCAAGCTACCTTTTCTTTCAGCTTAGAAGTCAACCCAAATATGACTCTATTGATGGAGGCCCTGTCAACGAG GAAAGGAATGTTATTGAAGAAGACTCTGATGAAATAGAGGTTCCGGATATTACTCAATGGGAAGCTATTGGGTGGCTTGCTATTTTGACTTTGTGGGTGTCTGTACTATCTGGATACCTTGTTGATGCTTTACAG GGAGCATCTGACTCATGGAACATGCCTGTGGCTTTTATTAGTGTCATCCTGCTTCCAATTGTGGGAAATGCTGCGGAACATGCAAGTGCTATTATGTTTGCCATGAAGGATAAGCTT GACATTACCCTGGGTGTTGCTATTGGATCATCTACACAGATATCTATGTTTGTG ATTCCCTTCTGTGTAGTTGTTGGTTGGATCATGGGGCAGCCAATGGACTTAAACTTTCAACTCTTTGAGACAGCTACACTCTTTATCACAGTGTTGGTTGTGGCATTTATGCTGCAG GAAGGAACGTCAAACTATTTCAAAGGCTTGATGCTTATTTTATGTTATCTCATCGTGGCAGCCAGTTTCTTTGTACATGTCGATCCAAAAAGTG ATTCTAACTAA
- the LOC127789743 gene encoding vacuolar cation/proton exchanger 2-like isoform X2: MMGGEEEKIDLDSDEEIPFTSSQATSKVHGFDFEAPHVGSHAKVSNSWLFKQTRATPLRSIYIVLIKAKINVLLPFGPLAILLHYLTGKHGWVFFFSLLGITPLAERLGYATEQLAFYIGPTVGGLLNATFGNATEMIISIYALKNGMIRVVQQSLLGSILSNMLLVLGCAFFTGGIFHHQKVQSFNKAAAVVNSGLLLMAVMGILFPAVLHFTHSEVHFGKSELSLSRFSSCIMLVAYASYLFFQLRSQPKYDSIDGGPVNEERNVIEEDSDEIEVPDITQWEAIGWLAILTLWVSVLSGYLVDALQGASDSWNMPVAFISVILLPIVGNAAEHASAIMFAMKDKLDITLGVAIGSSTQISMFVIPFCVVVGWIMGQPMDLNFQLFETATLFITVLVVAFMLQEGTSNYFKGLMLILCYLIVAASFFVHVDPKSDSN, translated from the exons ATG ATGGGAGGtgaagaggagaagatagacCTTGATTCTGATGAAGAGATCCCATTTACCTCATCACAAGCTACAAGTAAGGTAcatggttttgattttgaggCGCCTCATGTAGGCTCCCATGCGAAGGTTTCCAATTCATGGCTTTTTAAGCAGACGCGGGCAACACCTCTCAGGAGTATTTACATCGTGTTGATAAAAGCAAAGATTAATGTGTTGCTTCCATTTGGTCCTCTGGCTATATTGCTGCACTATCTTACTGGAAAACAT GGTTgggtcttcttcttcagtttaTTGGGCATTACACCTTTAGCAGAGCGTCTGGGTTATGCAACTGA GCAGCTAGCCTTCTATATAGGGCCAACAg TTGGGGGCCTTTTAAATGCTACATTTGGCAACGCAACAGAAATGATAATTTCAATATATGCATTAAAGAATGGGATGATCCGGGTAGTTCAGCAATCATTACTGGGCTCCATCTTATCAAATATGCTATTAGTGCTTGGGTGTGCCTTCTTCACTGGCGGGATTTTTCATCACCAGAAAGTTCAGTCTTTCAATAAG GCAGCCGCTGTGGTGAACTCAGGATTGTTATTGATGGCTGTTATGGGCATATTATTTCCAGCAGTACTTCACTTCACACACTCAGAGGTGCATTTTGGGAAGTCGGAATTATCACTTTCTAGATTTAGCAGCTGTATAATGCTGGTGGCATATGCAAGCTACCTTTTCTTTCAGCTTAGAAGTCAACCCAAATATGACTCTATTGATGGAGGCCCTGTCAACGAG GAAAGGAATGTTATTGAAGAAGACTCTGATGAAATAGAGGTTCCGGATATTACTCAATGGGAAGCTATTGGGTGGCTTGCTATTTTGACTTTGTGGGTGTCTGTACTATCTGGATACCTTGTTGATGCTTTACAG GGAGCATCTGACTCATGGAACATGCCTGTGGCTTTTATTAGTGTCATCCTGCTTCCAATTGTGGGAAATGCTGCGGAACATGCAAGTGCTATTATGTTTGCCATGAAGGATAAGCTT GACATTACCCTGGGTGTTGCTATTGGATCATCTACACAGATATCTATGTTTGTG ATTCCCTTCTGTGTAGTTGTTGGTTGGATCATGGGGCAGCCAATGGACTTAAACTTTCAACTCTTTGAGACAGCTACACTCTTTATCACAGTGTTGGTTGTGGCATTTATGCTGCAG GAAGGAACGTCAAACTATTTCAAAGGCTTGATGCTTATTTTATGTTATCTCATCGTGGCAGCCAGTTTCTTTGTACATGTCGATCCAAAAAGTG ATTCTAACTAA
- the LOC127789743 gene encoding vacuolar cation/proton exchanger 2-like isoform X3, protein MGGEEEKIDLDSDEEIPFTSSQATSKVHGFDFEAPHVGSHAKVSNSWLFKQTRATPLRSIYIVLIKAKINVLLPFGPLAILLHYLTGKHGWVFFFSLLGITPLAERLGYATEQLAFYIGPTVGGLLNATFGNATEMIISIYALKNGMIRVVQQSLLGSILSNMLLVLGCAFFTGGIFHHQKVQSFNKAAAVVNSGLLLMAVMGILFPAVLHFTHSEVHFGKSELSLSRFSSCIMLVAYASYLFFQLRSQPKYDSIDGGPVNEERNVIEEDSDEIEVPDITQWEAIGWLAILTLWVSVLSGYLVDALQGASDSWNMPVAFISVILLPIVGNAAEHASAIMFAMKDKLDITLGVAIGSSTQISMFVIPFCVVVGWIMGQPMDLNFQLFETATLFITVLVVAFMLQEGTSNYFKGLMLILCYLIVAASFFVHVDPKSDSN, encoded by the exons ATGGGAGGtgaagaggagaagatagacCTTGATTCTGATGAAGAGATCCCATTTACCTCATCACAAGCTACAAGTAAGGTAcatggttttgattttgaggCGCCTCATGTAGGCTCCCATGCGAAGGTTTCCAATTCATGGCTTTTTAAGCAGACGCGGGCAACACCTCTCAGGAGTATTTACATCGTGTTGATAAAAGCAAAGATTAATGTGTTGCTTCCATTTGGTCCTCTGGCTATATTGCTGCACTATCTTACTGGAAAACAT GGTTgggtcttcttcttcagtttaTTGGGCATTACACCTTTAGCAGAGCGTCTGGGTTATGCAACTGA GCAGCTAGCCTTCTATATAGGGCCAACAg TTGGGGGCCTTTTAAATGCTACATTTGGCAACGCAACAGAAATGATAATTTCAATATATGCATTAAAGAATGGGATGATCCGGGTAGTTCAGCAATCATTACTGGGCTCCATCTTATCAAATATGCTATTAGTGCTTGGGTGTGCCTTCTTCACTGGCGGGATTTTTCATCACCAGAAAGTTCAGTCTTTCAATAAG GCAGCCGCTGTGGTGAACTCAGGATTGTTATTGATGGCTGTTATGGGCATATTATTTCCAGCAGTACTTCACTTCACACACTCAGAGGTGCATTTTGGGAAGTCGGAATTATCACTTTCTAGATTTAGCAGCTGTATAATGCTGGTGGCATATGCAAGCTACCTTTTCTTTCAGCTTAGAAGTCAACCCAAATATGACTCTATTGATGGAGGCCCTGTCAACGAG GAAAGGAATGTTATTGAAGAAGACTCTGATGAAATAGAGGTTCCGGATATTACTCAATGGGAAGCTATTGGGTGGCTTGCTATTTTGACTTTGTGGGTGTCTGTACTATCTGGATACCTTGTTGATGCTTTACAG GGAGCATCTGACTCATGGAACATGCCTGTGGCTTTTATTAGTGTCATCCTGCTTCCAATTGTGGGAAATGCTGCGGAACATGCAAGTGCTATTATGTTTGCCATGAAGGATAAGCTT GACATTACCCTGGGTGTTGCTATTGGATCATCTACACAGATATCTATGTTTGTG ATTCCCTTCTGTGTAGTTGTTGGTTGGATCATGGGGCAGCCAATGGACTTAAACTTTCAACTCTTTGAGACAGCTACACTCTTTATCACAGTGTTGGTTGTGGCATTTATGCTGCAG GAAGGAACGTCAAACTATTTCAAAGGCTTGATGCTTATTTTATGTTATCTCATCGTGGCAGCCAGTTTCTTTGTACATGTCGATCCAAAAAGTG ATTCTAACTAA
- the LOC127789743 gene encoding vacuolar cation/proton exchanger 2-like isoform X6, protein MGGEEEKIDLDSDEEIPFTSSQATSKTRATPLRSIYIVLIKAKINVLLPFGPLAILLHYLTGKHGWVFFFSLLGITPLAERLGYATEQLAFYIGPTVGGLLNATFGNATEMIISIYALKNGMIRVVQQSLLGSILSNMLLVLGCAFFTGGIFHHQKVQSFNKAAAVVNSGLLLMAVMGILFPAVLHFTHSEVHFGKSELSLSRFSSCIMLVAYASYLFFQLRSQPKYDSIDGGPVNEERNVIEEDSDEIEVPDITQWEAIGWLAILTLWVSVLSGYLVDALQGASDSWNMPVAFISVILLPIVGNAAEHASAIMFAMKDKLDITLGVAIGSSTQISMFVIPFCVVVGWIMGQPMDLNFQLFETATLFITVLVVAFMLQEGTSNYFKGLMLILCYLIVAASFFVHVDPKSDSN, encoded by the exons ATGGGAGGtgaagaggagaagatagacCTTGATTCTGATGAAGAGATCCCATTTACCTCATCACAAGCTACAAGTAAG ACGCGGGCAACACCTCTCAGGAGTATTTACATCGTGTTGATAAAAGCAAAGATTAATGTGTTGCTTCCATTTGGTCCTCTGGCTATATTGCTGCACTATCTTACTGGAAAACAT GGTTgggtcttcttcttcagtttaTTGGGCATTACACCTTTAGCAGAGCGTCTGGGTTATGCAACTGA GCAGCTAGCCTTCTATATAGGGCCAACAg TTGGGGGCCTTTTAAATGCTACATTTGGCAACGCAACAGAAATGATAATTTCAATATATGCATTAAAGAATGGGATGATCCGGGTAGTTCAGCAATCATTACTGGGCTCCATCTTATCAAATATGCTATTAGTGCTTGGGTGTGCCTTCTTCACTGGCGGGATTTTTCATCACCAGAAAGTTCAGTCTTTCAATAAG GCAGCCGCTGTGGTGAACTCAGGATTGTTATTGATGGCTGTTATGGGCATATTATTTCCAGCAGTACTTCACTTCACACACTCAGAGGTGCATTTTGGGAAGTCGGAATTATCACTTTCTAGATTTAGCAGCTGTATAATGCTGGTGGCATATGCAAGCTACCTTTTCTTTCAGCTTAGAAGTCAACCCAAATATGACTCTATTGATGGAGGCCCTGTCAACGAG GAAAGGAATGTTATTGAAGAAGACTCTGATGAAATAGAGGTTCCGGATATTACTCAATGGGAAGCTATTGGGTGGCTTGCTATTTTGACTTTGTGGGTGTCTGTACTATCTGGATACCTTGTTGATGCTTTACAG GGAGCATCTGACTCATGGAACATGCCTGTGGCTTTTATTAGTGTCATCCTGCTTCCAATTGTGGGAAATGCTGCGGAACATGCAAGTGCTATTATGTTTGCCATGAAGGATAAGCTT GACATTACCCTGGGTGTTGCTATTGGATCATCTACACAGATATCTATGTTTGTG ATTCCCTTCTGTGTAGTTGTTGGTTGGATCATGGGGCAGCCAATGGACTTAAACTTTCAACTCTTTGAGACAGCTACACTCTTTATCACAGTGTTGGTTGTGGCATTTATGCTGCAG GAAGGAACGTCAAACTATTTCAAAGGCTTGATGCTTATTTTATGTTATCTCATCGTGGCAGCCAGTTTCTTTGTACATGTCGATCCAAAAAGTG ATTCTAACTAA